From Chromatiales bacterium, a single genomic window includes:
- a CDS encoding ABC transporter permease, with the protein MRDRLLLGVYLAAVLAATLVHAIPLLAAGLGLVALLAWRRAADVFRRALLAVLAFNLLVSVSYVILGWLRGDLAWHYLLLMNLRVLLITAMTFLLIARINIFKALAFSPTLSYLLTLASTQYLGFRRLYQDMRLALTSRTLGRPGLRQVYRHGAASGSFFVEKALSNATESAQAMRSRGFFNDPA; encoded by the coding sequence ATGAGAGACCGGCTGCTGCTCGGCGTGTATCTGGCCGCGGTGCTCGCCGCCACCCTGGTACACGCCATTCCCCTGCTCGCCGCCGGACTCGGGCTCGTCGCCCTACTCGCCTGGCGCCGCGCCGCGGACGTGTTCCGCCGCGCGCTGCTGGCCGTGCTCGCCTTCAACCTGCTGGTGAGCGTCTCCTACGTGATCCTCGGCTGGCTGCGCGGCGACCTCGCCTGGCACTACCTGCTGCTGATGAACCTGCGGGTGCTGCTCATCACCGCCATGACCTTCCTGCTCATCGCGCGCATCAATATCTTCAAGGCCCTGGCCTTCTCGCCCACGCTGTCCTACCTGCTCACCCTGGCCAGCACGCAGTACCTCGGCTTTCGCCGCCTCTACCAGGACATGCGCCTGGCACTGACCAGCCGCACGCTGGGCCGGCCCGGCCTGCGCCAGGTCTATCGCCATGGTGCGGCCAGCGGCTCGTTCTTCGTCGAAAAGGCCCTGTCCAACGCCACGGAATCGGCCCAGGCCATGCGCTCGCGGGGGTTCTTCAATGATCCGGCTTGA
- a CDS encoding ABC transporter ATP-binding protein, translating into MIRLEGVSHAVDDGTPTLCDVSLEIMPGEQVVLLGANGSGKSTLLKLVDGLLFPVAGRYAYDGTAITPAQLKRADFNRRFRREVALLFQNPDSMLFNPTVFDEIAFGLRQLLPDDEGDVGERVQHWAGVVGLGGQLHRPPFSLSGGEKQKVCLAALLALEPRVLLLDEPTAALDPRSTGWLIDLLQELHITTLTATHNLSMAPELGERALVLGEDHRLLHDGPIEPFLKDRGLLIEANLVHSHRHRHGDTSHRHFHIHDWE; encoded by the coding sequence ATGATCCGGCTTGAGGGCGTGAGCCACGCGGTCGACGACGGCACGCCGACCCTGTGCGACGTGAGCCTCGAGATCATGCCCGGCGAACAGGTCGTGCTGCTCGGCGCCAACGGCAGCGGCAAGTCCACCCTGCTCAAGCTCGTCGACGGCCTCCTGTTCCCCGTCGCCGGCCGCTATGCCTACGACGGCACCGCCATCACGCCCGCGCAGCTGAAACGGGCCGACTTCAACCGCCGCTTCCGCCGCGAGGTCGCCCTGCTGTTCCAGAACCCGGACAGCATGCTCTTCAATCCCACCGTGTTCGACGAGATCGCCTTCGGCCTGCGCCAGCTCCTGCCAGACGACGAAGGGGACGTGGGCGAGCGCGTGCAGCACTGGGCCGGGGTGGTCGGCCTGGGCGGGCAGCTGCACCGCCCGCCCTTCAGCCTGTCGGGCGGGGAGAAGCAGAAGGTCTGCCTCGCCGCCCTGCTGGCGCTGGAACCAAGGGTCCTGCTGCTCGACGAGCCCACCGCAGCACTGGACCCGCGCTCCACCGGCTGGCTCATCGACCTGCTGCAGGAGCTGCACATCACCACCCTCACCGCCACCCACAACCTCTCCATGGCGCCCGAGCTGGGCGAACGCGCCCTGGTGCTCGGCGAGGACCACCGCCTGCTCCACGACGGCCCCATCGAGCCCTTCCTCAAAGACCGCGGGCTGCTCATCGAGGCCAACCTGGTGCACAGCCACCGGCACCGCCACGGCGACACCAGCCACCGGCATTTCCACATCCACGATTGGGAATGA
- a CDS encoding ferredoxin--NADP reductase produces the protein MTDWLEGRVVERRRWTGRLHTLRFEAPLGEFRAGQFTRVALDIDGERVGRPYSLVNAPDERPLEIYFNEVPEGPLSPRLSALEPGDRLWVDRTPRGFFTLDEVPEAEQLWLFSTGTALGVFLSLLKTDEPWQRFRDVVLVQGVRQADELTYDDTLARIASRHTGQFTFVPVLSREQRPGTLHGRIPPLLADGSLEEAINLRLAPERAQIMLCGNQGMITDASEHLKDRGFRRNRRNEPGHITTEKYW, from the coding sequence ATGACCGACTGGCTGGAAGGCAGGGTGGTGGAACGGCGGCGCTGGACCGGGCGCCTGCATACACTGCGCTTCGAGGCGCCGCTCGGGGAGTTCCGCGCCGGGCAGTTCACGCGCGTGGCGCTGGACATCGACGGCGAGCGCGTCGGGCGTCCCTATTCGCTGGTGAACGCGCCGGACGAACGGCCGCTGGAGATCTACTTCAACGAGGTGCCGGAGGGCCCGCTGAGCCCGCGCCTGTCCGCGCTCGAACCCGGCGACCGCCTCTGGGTGGACCGCACCCCGCGCGGCTTCTTCACCCTGGACGAGGTCCCGGAGGCGGAGCAGCTGTGGCTGTTCTCCACCGGCACCGCGCTGGGCGTGTTTCTCTCCCTGCTGAAGACGGACGAGCCCTGGCAGCGCTTTCGCGACGTGGTGCTGGTGCAGGGCGTGCGCCAGGCCGACGAACTCACCTACGACGACACGCTGGCACGCATCGCGTCACGGCACACCGGGCAGTTCACCTTCGTGCCGGTGCTCAGCCGCGAACAGCGTCCCGGCACCCTGCACGGACGCATCCCGCCCCTGCTGGCCGACGGCAGTCTGGAAGAGGCGATCAACCTGCGGCTTGCCCCCGAACGCGCGCAGATCATGCTCTGCGGCAACCAGGGCATGATCACGGACGCCAGCGAACACCTGAAGGATCGCGGCTTCAGGCGTAACCGGCGCAACGAGCCCGGCCACATCACCACCGAAAAATACTGGTGA
- a CDS encoding ceramidase domain-containing protein, translating to MATMDQTLAVVLFIVFNAVTLLAGIIWLIWRDTQGRPWWKHAGMLTGLVLTLLCAVLLGIGMGSQWQGMELNGCIAAGKCYCENLPLLGTPMAIAQPVSTLTAFAPIISGLLILGWADIDRLSGRRDGNPMKTGSVYALLFGSIVLLLGPGSMAFHVSMTEVISRFDPLSISLFAIFAALYGIWRASLADATRWGLIVFLLGFALLVAAALVAIFVFGLTDEVSMATLVVLVIVELVLIIATAAGGINRLRRNFGYFFAILVGFGLAFFLWFASETGRSLCVTDSFWQGHGGWHLLAMGLVPFLFFLHFRAESRP from the coding sequence ATGGCCACGATGGACCAGACCCTCGCCGTAGTCCTCTTCATCGTCTTCAACGCAGTCACCCTCCTCGCCGGCATCATCTGGCTGATCTGGCGCGACACCCAGGGCAGGCCCTGGTGGAAACATGCCGGCATGCTGACCGGGCTTGTCCTCACCCTGCTCTGCGCGGTCCTGCTCGGCATCGGCATGGGCAGCCAGTGGCAGGGCATGGAACTGAACGGCTGCATTGCGGCCGGCAAGTGTTACTGCGAAAACCTGCCCCTGCTCGGCACGCCCATGGCCATCGCCCAGCCGGTGAGCACGCTCACGGCCTTTGCCCCCATCATCAGCGGCCTGCTCATCCTGGGCTGGGCAGACATCGACCGCCTGTCCGGCCGCCGCGACGGCAACCCCATGAAGACCGGCAGCGTCTATGCACTGCTCTTCGGCAGCATCGTGCTGCTGCTGGGGCCCGGCAGCATGGCCTTTCATGTGAGCATGACCGAGGTGATCAGCCGCTTCGACCCGCTCTCCATCAGCCTGTTCGCCATCTTTGCCGCGCTCTACGGCATCTGGCGCGCCTCGCTGGCCGATGCGACCCGCTGGGGCCTGATCGTCTTCCTGCTCGGTTTCGCTCTGCTGGTGGCCGCCGCCCTGGTCGCCATCTTCGTCTTCGGCCTCACCGATGAGGTGAGCATGGCGACGCTGGTGGTGCTGGTCATCGTCGAGCTCGTGCTCATCATCGCGACGGCGGCCGGCGGCATCAATCGCCTGCGGCGCAACTTCGGCTATTTCTTCGCCATCCTGGTCGGGTTCGGCCTGGCCTTCTTCCTCTGGTTCGCCTCCGAGACCGGCCGCAGCCTGTGCGTCACGGACTCCTTCTGGCAGGGCCACGGCGGCTGGCACCTCCTCGCCATGGGCCTCGTGCCATTCCTCTTCTTCCTGCACTTCCGCGCCGAGTCCCGGCCCTGA
- a CDS encoding M15 family metallopeptidase, which produces MSSIQASVGRGGLNHAEDTRQIQTLLNRHPDLPGVPLLVDGVIGPVTIAAIETFQGRHVGMALPDGRVDPGGRTLSLLSAAPVAGGQEDWTGDSAQWPEKKKLLSLHPSMRRAVELMLEKLRARGFRPKIFYAWRSLGLQQALYETGRSQVAFSFHNATRPDGHPEALAVDIIDSRYGWEDRPETAAFWQALGEEAAILGLYWGGSWESFRDYAHVQFYDNDRLAEIRRLHGL; this is translated from the coding sequence ATGTCGAGCATCCAGGCATCGGTCGGTCGGGGCGGTCTGAATCACGCCGAGGACACGAGACAGATCCAGACCCTGTTGAACCGCCATCCGGACCTGCCCGGTGTGCCGCTGCTGGTGGATGGCGTGATCGGCCCCGTGACCATCGCGGCCATCGAGACATTCCAGGGCCGGCACGTGGGGATGGCGCTGCCCGATGGCCGGGTCGACCCGGGCGGTCGCACCCTGTCGCTGCTCTCTGCGGCGCCGGTCGCCGGCGGGCAGGAAGACTGGACGGGCGACAGCGCGCAGTGGCCGGAGAAAAAGAAGCTGCTCAGCTTGCACCCGTCCATGCGTCGGGCCGTGGAGCTCATGCTCGAGAAGCTGCGCGCCAGGGGGTTCCGGCCGAAGATCTTCTATGCCTGGCGTTCGCTGGGGCTGCAGCAGGCGTTGTACGAGACGGGGCGCAGCCAGGTCGCCTTCAGCTTTCACAACGCCACCCGCCCCGATGGCCACCCCGAGGCGCTGGCGGTGGACATCATCGACTCACGCTATGGCTGGGAGGACCGGCCGGAGACGGCCGCCTTCTGGCAGGCGCTGGGGGAAGAGGCCGCGATACTGGGCCTCTACTGGGGCGGCAGCTGGGAGAGCTTCAGGGATTACGCCCACGTGCAGTTCTACGACAATGACCGCCTGGCCGAGATCCGGCGGCTGCACGGCCTCTAG
- a CDS encoding methyltransferase, whose protein sequence is MSSPSLEQRLAHLARVVGETAPLWRPAPFYHPRLPWEADHPELAAALRALTDEEIAAYAADDAALRAWLANWLPALGTLEPLLAFPLRDAPLPAPADRHAPSRDVPGRKWSQIERFAAAVLSTGPLRAARIVDWCGGKSHLGRLLAMHSGRPVVLYERDAALCAQADALARRDRVALKAVQGDVLARADTLPADSQVVALHACGDLHLHLLDLAGAASVEHLALSPCCYHRTRHAAWHWRSPAGRASGLVLGREDLRLAVLESVTSAPRERAQARARQQGLLALLGWAQASGQPLASVAGLDWRRDEDVPANLRRLAQAAHLPLPDADEAMHLWTMAAGRAREVRAFELLRHAIRRPLEALLVIDMALGLEAQGYAVSLTAFCPRALTPRNLLLMARPAGPA, encoded by the coding sequence ATGTCCTCGCCCTCCCTGGAACAGCGTCTTGCCCACCTCGCCCGTGTCGTCGGCGAGACGGCCCCGCTGTGGCGGCCGGCGCCGTTTTACCATCCCCGCCTTCCCTGGGAGGCCGACCACCCCGAACTCGCCGCCGCCCTGCGGGCGCTGACGGACGAGGAGATCGCGGCCTATGCCGCCGACGATGCGGCCCTGCGGGCCTGGCTCGCCAACTGGCTGCCCGCCCTCGGCACGCTCGAACCCCTGCTGGCCTTCCCCCTGCGCGACGCGCCCCTGCCGGCACCGGCGGACCGGCATGCCCCCAGCCGGGACGTGCCGGGGCGCAAGTGGTCGCAGATCGAGCGCTTCGCCGCGGCGGTGTTATCCACCGGGCCCTTGCGGGCCGCGCGCATCGTGGACTGGTGCGGCGGCAAGTCGCACCTCGGCCGGCTACTGGCGATGCACAGTGGCCGGCCGGTGGTGCTGTATGAGCGCGACGCCGCGCTCTGCGCACAGGCGGACGCCCTGGCGCGCCGCGACCGGGTGGCGCTTAAGGCCGTGCAGGGCGATGTGCTTGCGCGGGCCGACACGCTCCCGGCGGACAGCCAGGTGGTGGCCCTGCATGCCTGCGGCGACCTGCATCTGCACCTGCTGGACCTCGCCGGTGCCGCGTCGGTGGAACACCTCGCGCTGTCCCCCTGCTGTTATCACCGCACCCGGCACGCCGCCTGGCACTGGCGCTCGCCGGCCGGGCGGGCGAGCGGGCTCGTGCTGGGGCGCGAGGACCTGCGCCTCGCCGTGCTGGAGTCCGTGACCTCGGCCCCGCGCGAGCGGGCACAGGCGCGGGCACGGCAGCAGGGGCTGCTGGCGCTGCTGGGCTGGGCGCAGGCCAGCGGCCAGCCGCTGGCCTCGGTGGCGGGGCTGGACTGGCGGCGGGACGAGGACGTGCCGGCCAACCTGCGTCGCCTCGCGCAGGCCGCGCACCTGCCGCTGCCCGATGCCGACGAGGCCATGCACCTGTGGACCATGGCGGCCGGGCGCGCCCGCGAGGTGCGTGCCTTCGAGCTGCTGCGCCATGCCATCCGCCGCCCGCTGGAGGCCCTGCTGGTGATCGACATGGCGCTGGGGCTCGAGGCGCAGGGCTACGCAGTGTCGCTGACCGCCTTCTGCCCGCGCGCCCTCACGCCGCGCAACCTGCTGCTGATGGCGCGGCCGGCGGGGCCGGCATGA
- a CDS encoding N-acetyltransferase, producing MQIREAVAADHAAIRALHLPLFGEEGEAVAALALALLADETARPVLALVAESEGEVVGSVIFSAVQVTGREDVPARILAPLAVAGRCQRQGIGRALVEQGLERLRAQGVRLVFVLGDPQYYGRFGFSHRHRVQAPYTPVFPEAWMALALQDEALDAVGGRLRCARSLDRPELW from the coding sequence GTGCAGATACGCGAGGCGGTGGCGGCCGATCACGCGGCGATCAGGGCCCTGCATCTTCCCCTCTTCGGCGAGGAGGGCGAGGCGGTGGCAGCGCTCGCCCTGGCGCTGCTGGCGGACGAGACGGCCAGGCCGGTACTCGCGCTGGTGGCCGAGTCGGAGGGCGAGGTGGTCGGGAGCGTGATCTTCAGTGCCGTGCAGGTGACGGGCCGGGAGGACGTGCCGGCCCGGATCCTGGCGCCGCTGGCGGTGGCGGGGCGCTGCCAGCGCCAGGGCATCGGGCGGGCGCTGGTCGAACAGGGGCTGGAGCGGCTGCGGGCGCAGGGTGTCCGGCTGGTGTTCGTGCTGGGCGATCCGCAGTACTACGGCCGCTTCGGCTTCAGCCACCGGCACCGGGTGCAGGCGCCGTACACGCCGGTGTTTCCGGAGGCATGGATGGCCCTGGCCTTGCAGGACGAGGCGCTGGATGCGGTTGGCGGCCGGCTGCGGTGTGCGCGCTCGCTGGATCGCCCCGAGCTCTGGTAG
- a CDS encoding GFA family protein, translating into MKHTGGCLCGAISFEVTGPFEGFFLCHCSRCRKDTGSSNAANLFSKVAELRWLSGESQVTIYNLPETRHVRSFCAVCGSALPSLQTNGTLLVPAGSLDTDVPLRPQGHIFMDSRANWDEKLEALPKYASFPA; encoded by the coding sequence GTGAAACATACTGGTGGATGTCTATGCGGGGCGATTAGCTTCGAGGTGACCGGGCCCTTTGAGGGTTTCTTTCTTTGCCATTGTTCGCGTTGCCGGAAAGACACGGGCTCATCCAACGCCGCTAATCTTTTCTCTAAGGTTGCTGAACTGCGTTGGCTGTCTGGAGAATCGCAAGTCACCATCTATAACTTGCCTGAAACGCGCCACGTTAGAAGCTTTTGTGCGGTTTGTGGTTCGGCGCTGCCAAGTCTGCAAACGAACGGCACGTTACTCGTGCCTGCTGGGAGCCTTGATACAGATGTGCCGCTCCGACCCCAAGGGCATATATTCATGGACAGCAGGGCGAATTGGGATGAAAAGTTGGAGGCTCTTCCTAAATATGCTTCCTTTCCAGCCTAG
- a CDS encoding IS3 family transposase (programmed frameshift), producing the protein MKKSRFTETQIVSILNEAEAGLPVKDVCRKHGISSACYYQWKAKYGGLGASELKRLKELEAENAKLKHMYAEMALENNAMKNLIGKKALRPPENRAAVQFLLDEEGLSVRQACRCVGLSRAAWYRPLTDWMARDRPVAEALLALSAEKPGLGFWKLFRRLRRHGHRWNHKRVHRIYCRLRLNQGARTRKRLPSRDPQPLMVPQRPNQVWSADFMSDALYNGTRFRTFNVLDDFNREALAIEIDTSLPSARLVRVFEQLKAERGLPDVLRTDNGPEFLGEVFTQWCQDNGVMIDYIEPGKPNQNAYIERFNRSYRTEVLNTWLFRDLDEVRELTWAWMIEYNEERDHDSLGGLTPAEVLKQASDSTFGLST; encoded by the exons ATGAAAAAGTCCCGATTTACGGAAACACAGATTGTTTCGATCCTGAACGAGGCGGAAGCGGGTTTGCCGGTGAAGGACGTGTGCCGCAAGCATGGCATCAGCTCGGCGTGTTACTACCAGTGGAAGGCCAAGTACGGCGGCCTGGGCGCCTCCGAACTGAAGCGGCTGAAGGAGCTGGAAGCGGAGAATGCGAAGCTCAAGCACATGTACGCCGAGATGGCGCTGGAAAACAACGCCATGAAGAACCTGATCG GCAAAAAAGCTCTAAGGCCGCCGGAGAATCGCGCAGCGGTGCAGTTCCTGCTCGATGAAGAGGGCCTGTCCGTCCGGCAGGCCTGCCGCTGCGTTGGGCTTAGCCGTGCGGCCTGGTATCGGCCCTTAACCGATTGGATGGCGCGAGACCGTCCGGTAGCGGAGGCGCTGCTGGCCTTGTCCGCCGAGAAGCCGGGACTGGGTTTTTGGAAGCTGTTCCGGCGCTTGCGCCGTCATGGCCACCGCTGGAACCACAAGCGAGTGCACCGGATTTACTGCCGCCTACGGCTGAACCAGGGCGCGCGCACCAGGAAACGGCTCCCCAGCCGGGATCCTCAGCCGCTCATGGTGCCGCAGCGCCCCAATCAGGTGTGGTCGGCCGACTTCATGAGCGATGCGTTATACAACGGCACGCGTTTTCGCACCTTCAACGTGCTCGACGACTTCAACCGGGAGGCGCTGGCGATCGAGATCGACACATCCTTGCCGAGTGCCCGTCTGGTGCGGGTGTTTGAGCAGCTCAAAGCGGAACGTGGCCTACCGGACGTGCTGCGGACCGACAATGGCCCGGAGTTTCTCGGCGAGGTCTTCACCCAGTGGTGCCAGGACAATGGTGTCATGATCGACTACATCGAGCCCGGCAAGCCGAATCAGAACGCCTATATCGAACGGTTCAACCGCAGTTACCGGACGGAGGTACTGAACACCTGGCTGTTCCGTGACCTGGACGAGGTGCGCGAGCTGACCTGGGCCTGGATGATCGAGTACAACGAAGAGCGCGACCACGACAGCCTCGGCGGGCTCACGCCGGCAGAGGTGCTCAAGCAGGCAAGTGATTCTACTTTTGGGTTGTCTACTTGA
- a CDS encoding DUF2059 domain-containing protein, with product MKVIIGLLLAASVFYITPAFSEELTDEKRADIEELLEVSNSLALAQQMSEAFNMQMMAYLKRERPNVPSHVIEGLTEEINRVIRENLPDFVEHVIPIYHKHFTAEEIKQMIEFHSTDLGKKIVRTMPMLMKESMEAGQAWGRGLESVMEERIRTRLAEEGYPL from the coding sequence ATGAAAGTTATTATTGGACTTCTTCTGGCGGCATCTGTCTTTTATATAACTCCCGCATTTTCTGAGGAGCTGACAGACGAAAAGCGTGCTGATATCGAAGAGCTACTGGAAGTGAGTAACTCGCTGGCTCTCGCTCAACAGATGAGCGAGGCATTCAACATGCAGATGATGGCTTATCTGAAAAGAGAAAGACCGAATGTTCCGTCGCATGTGATAGAAGGTCTGACTGAAGAAATTAATCGTGTGATTAGAGAGAATCTTCCAGATTTCGTAGAGCATGTCATCCCTATCTACCACAAACACTTCACTGCCGAAGAGATCAAGCAAATGATTGAGTTCCACTCAACAGATCTCGGTAAAAAGATAGTCAGGACGATGCCCATGCTTATGAAAGAGTCTATGGAGGCCGGGCAAGCATGGGGCAGAGGGCTGGAGAGTGTTATGGAAGAGAGAATAAGGACGAGGCTGGCGGAAGAAGGGTATCCACTCTGA
- the lpdA gene encoding dihydrolipoyl dehydrogenase — protein sequence MSADYDILIIGAGPAGYVAAIRAAQLGMKTACIDRWLTPEGRPALGGTCLNAGCIPSKALLESSEHYEMAAGHCADHGIRIGKLELDLAAMHARKQGVVDHLTQGIETLFKGNGITWLQGAGRLLGPGKVAFTPHGKQKPRELTAAHVIIATGSTPIELGGAPLDGDVVVDSTGALAFDQVPKRLAVIGAGVIGLELGSVWRRLGAEVVMLEAQDRFLPVADGQVGKTALKLFRDQGLDIRLGCRLMTTRVTKSGASLDYTDADGKTHTLKTDRVVVAVGRRPLSDDVHTPESGLLLDERGYIHVNEHCETNLPGVYAIGDVVRGPMLAHKGSEEGIMVVERINGQASTLDYCCIPSVIYTQPEIAWVGRSEEELTAAGEAYHKGVFPLAASGRAQARGETDGFVKLLAAAATDRLLGAHIVGPSASELISEATIAMELQASAEDLARTCFAHPTLSEAVHEAALAIEGRAIHVVTKKPGRKG from the coding sequence ATGAGCGCAGACTACGACATCCTCATCATCGGCGCCGGCCCGGCCGGCTACGTGGCCGCCATTCGCGCCGCCCAGCTCGGCATGAAGACCGCCTGCATCGATCGCTGGCTCACGCCCGAGGGCAGGCCCGCCCTCGGCGGCACCTGCCTCAACGCCGGCTGCATCCCCTCCAAGGCCCTGCTCGAATCCAGCGAACATTACGAGATGGCCGCCGGGCACTGCGCCGATCACGGCATCCGCATCGGCAAGCTCGAGCTGGACCTCGCCGCCATGCACGCGCGCAAGCAGGGCGTGGTCGACCACCTCACCCAGGGCATCGAGACCCTGTTCAAGGGCAACGGCATCACCTGGCTGCAGGGCGCAGGCCGCCTGCTCGGACCGGGCAAGGTCGCCTTCACCCCCCATGGCAAACAGAAGCCCCGCGAACTCACCGCCGCGCACGTCATCATCGCCACCGGCTCCACCCCCATCGAACTCGGCGGCGCACCGCTGGATGGCGATGTCGTCGTCGACTCCACCGGCGCCCTGGCCTTCGACCAGGTACCGAAACGCCTGGCCGTGATCGGCGCCGGGGTCATCGGCCTGGAGCTCGGCAGCGTCTGGCGTCGCCTCGGTGCCGAGGTCGTGATGCTCGAGGCCCAGGACCGCTTCCTGCCCGTGGCCGACGGCCAGGTCGGCAAGACCGCACTCAAGCTCTTCCGCGACCAGGGCCTGGACATCCGCCTCGGCTGCCGGCTGATGACCACCCGCGTCACGAAGTCAGGCGCCAGCCTCGACTACACCGACGCCGACGGCAAGACACACACGCTCAAGACCGACCGCGTGGTCGTCGCCGTCGGCCGCCGCCCGCTGTCGGACGACGTCCACACCCCCGAGAGCGGGCTGCTGCTCGACGAGCGGGGTTACATCCACGTCAACGAACACTGCGAGACCAACCTGCCCGGCGTGTATGCCATCGGCGACGTGGTGCGCGGCCCCATGCTGGCCCACAAGGGATCGGAAGAAGGCATCATGGTCGTCGAGCGCATCAACGGCCAGGCCTCCACGCTGGACTACTGCTGCATCCCCTCGGTGATCTACACCCAGCCGGAGATCGCCTGGGTCGGGCGTAGCGAGGAAGAACTCACTGCCGCTGGCGAGGCCTACCACAAGGGCGTCTTCCCCCTCGCCGCCAGCGGCCGTGCCCAGGCCCGTGGCGAGACCGACGGCTTCGTCAAACTGCTCGCCGCCGCCGCCACCGACCGCCTCCTCGGCGCCCACATCGTCGGCCCCAGCGCGTCCGAACTCATCAGCGAGGCCACCATCGCCATGGAACTCCAGGCCTCGGCCGAAGACCTCGCCCGCACCTGCTTCGCCCACCCGACGTTATCGGAGGCGGTGCACGAAGCCGCGCTTGCGATCGAGGGGCGGGCGATACATGTGGTGACGAAGAAGCCGGGGCGGAAGGGCTGA
- the odhB gene encoding 2-oxoglutarate dehydrogenase complex dihydrolipoyllysine-residue succinyltransferase produces the protein MSTEIKIPPLPESVADATIVTWHKQPGERVEQDENLVDIETDKVVLEVPAPAAGVLKQIDQDEGATVTAGQVIGLLEARETGKPADAGEEKTAARAAPALSPAVRKLLHEHELDPAKIDGSGKDGRILKEDVLAHLEARQQEKPAPQPAARQETPPAADTPAAKPAAAPAASDERTEKRVPMTRLRKRIAERLIEAQQTAAMLTTFNEVNMAPVMALRKTHRDRFEKAHGVRLGFMSFFVKACVEALRRFPEVNASIDGDDIVYHGFFDIGVAVSSPRGLVVPILRAADQLGFADIEKRIADLGQRAQDGKLDMDELTGGTFTISNGGVFGSLLSTPILNPPQSGILGMHKIEERPVVENGEIVIRPMMYLALSYDHRLIDGSSAVRFLVTVKDMLEDPARLLLEV, from the coding sequence ATGAGCACTGAGATCAAGATCCCGCCACTCCCCGAATCGGTGGCCGACGCCACCATCGTCACCTGGCACAAGCAGCCGGGCGAACGCGTCGAGCAGGACGAGAACCTGGTCGACATCGAGACCGACAAGGTCGTGCTGGAGGTGCCGGCCCCGGCCGCCGGCGTGCTCAAGCAGATCGACCAGGACGAGGGCGCGACGGTCACCGCCGGCCAGGTCATCGGCCTGCTGGAGGCGAGGGAGACAGGGAAGCCGGCCGACGCGGGCGAGGAAAAGACCGCCGCCCGGGCCGCCCCGGCGCTGAGCCCCGCCGTGCGCAAGCTGCTGCACGAGCACGAACTCGATCCTGCGAAGATCGATGGCAGCGGCAAGGACGGGCGCATCCTCAAGGAAGACGTGCTGGCCCACCTCGAGGCCCGGCAGCAGGAGAAACCGGCGCCCCAACCGGCAGCAAGACAGGAAACGCCGCCCGCCGCAGACACTCCGGCAGCCAAACCCGCTGCAGCGCCCGCCGCCAGCGACGAGCGCACCGAGAAGCGCGTGCCCATGACGCGCCTGCGCAAGCGCATCGCCGAGCGCCTCATCGAGGCCCAGCAGACGGCCGCCATGCTCACCACCTTCAACGAGGTGAACATGGCCCCCGTGATGGCGCTGCGCAAGACCCATCGCGACCGTTTCGAGAAGGCCCACGGCGTGCGTCTGGGTTTCATGTCCTTCTTCGTCAAGGCCTGCGTCGAGGCCCTGCGCCGCTTCCCCGAGGTGAACGCCTCCATCGACGGCGACGACATCGTCTACCACGGCTTCTTCGACATCGGCGTGGCCGTCTCCTCGCCGCGCGGCCTGGTGGTGCCGATCCTGCGCGCTGCCGACCAGCTCGGCTTCGCCGACATCGAGAAGCGGATCGCCGACCTCGGCCAGCGCGCGCAGGACGGCAAGCTGGACATGGACGAGCTCACCGGCGGCACCTTCACCATCTCCAACGGCGGCGTGTTCGGTTCGCTGCTGTCCACGCCCATCCTCAACCCGCCGCAAAGCGGCATCCTCGGCATGCACAAGATCGAGGAACGCCCGGTGGTGGAAAACGGCGAGATCGTGATCCGGCCGATGATGTACCTGGCGCTGTCCTACGACCATCGCCTGATCGACGGCAGCAGCGCGGTGCGCTTCCTCGTCACCGTCAAGGACATGCTGGAAGACCCGGCGCGCCTGCTCCTGGAAGTCTGA